Below is a window of Fulvitalea axinellae DNA.
ACCGAGTTTCTTGAGCTGTTCGAGGATGATTCCACCGTACTTCTCTTTCCATTCCATGGCATGCTCCAAGAATTCCTCGCGCGTGAGGTCCTCTTTGTTGATGCCTTTTTCCTTGAGCATAGCCACCACTTTGGCTTCGGTGGCGATGGAGGCGTGGTCTGTGCCGGGAACCCAGCAAGCCTCTTTGCCTTCCATTCTGGCCTTACGGATCAAGACGTCCTGGATAGTGTTGTTGAGCATGTGGCCCATATGAAGCACACCTGTGACGTTTGGTGGCGGAATGACTATGCTGTAAGCTTCCTTGTCGGGGTGGGGCTCCGAATGGAAATAGTTGCGTTCGAGCCAGTACTTGTACCACTTGTCCTCAACTTCGGACGGATCGTATTTAGTCGATAAGGCCATCTGCTGGTATTATATTTTAGATTAAGAAGTATTCTTTTCGCAAGGGACACCGAAATGGTGCCGTAATCGCCAAAATTATGGATTTTGTTTCGATTAGGAAACTACAAAGGTGGGCTTTTGAAACAAAAAAGCCACACCCGGAGGGTGTGGCCTTATTTGGGCGCTAAGGCCTGTTTATTTTTTGAGAGTTACCACGTATTTTCCGGAGATACTGGCAGTTCTAGCAGTCGATGGGCTTTCCACGATCGGAGGAAGGTTTTCGTTTGTGCCGAACGTAAGTTTCAATCCCGCACCTTCTGAAGTTACTTCGAGAGTTACGTCGCTGTTAATGTATGTAGCACCTTTCAACGTGATTTTGTTTGCATTTGCGGGGTCAGAGCTAGAGAAAGTCCAGCCTGTCACTCCGTCGAATACTTTACGATCTTCTCCCGAAACAGCAAATGACCCAGTCTCCGTATCTTTGTTATATGCGCCAAGCGTAATAGATACGTCCGAGAAGTAAGAGGTCATATCCGTCCCTTCTACCGTTACGGAGTTTGTCTCTACAGTCGACCAAGCGGCTGCAATTTGCTTAGACATTGTTTCTTGGGCCGTAGGTCCGTCATCGCCACCACTGCTGCATGAGCTGAATGCGATTCCTACGAAGAGTGCTAAGGTTAGGGTGAAAAAGTAATTAACTCTTTTCATGGGTCTATTTTTTTTTAAACTGGTTAATATCGATTACTTGGTTTGAGAACCGGTATTCGTCCGACTGGTTAGAGCAAATCAATAAAAGTTTATCTTTTGAGGTGTTTTTTATTTGCTCATGGTACCAATCAATGGCTTTTTGGTCCAGATTCATAGTCGGTTCGTCAAGCAAAACAATTTCACTATTAGAATAAAAAGCTATACCAAGCTTTAGCCGTTGACGCATGCCGGAGGAAAAATCCATGATTTTTTTGTCTTTGGAGTTCCTCAGATACATTATTTCAATAAGATCGTCGATGGCAATATTATATGATATTTTTTTGAATTGAAAATGAAAGTCTAAAAATTCACGCAACGTTAACTCTTCGATTATTTCGAGGTAGGGCGTACAGGCGACGATGTGTTTGTAAATGTCGCTGGCATTGATCTTCTTCCCGTTTCCGAAATACTCGATTTCTCCTGAGGAAGGCGGTGCGATACCCGAAATAATCTTAAGCAATGTGGACTTCCCGCTTCCGTTTGGACCGGTTACGGCGTAGGCTTGTCCTTGGTGAAGTTCGAGATTCAGGCCACGGAATATCCATTCCCTGTTGAATTTTTTGCCCAAATCCCGAATCTTGATAGAAAAATCGTTTGCCATACGGAGTGACCTAGGTATAGTCTTCTTTCACCGGGCGGATTACGCCACGGGGAGCATTTTTGGCGAAGTCAAAGATTTCGGTTTTGAATTCTGAATCGGCAAGGTCTTGAGCCGCCTCAATGGCTTGCGATATGTTTTTGCCTTCAGCGTAAAGCGCTTTGTATACGTCTTGAATAGCTCTGATCTGTTCGTTAGAGAATCCCCTGCGTCTAAGGCCGATTATGTTTACGCTGCTGAACCCGCAAGGCGTACGGCTGGTAAGGATGTACGGGGGAATGTCTTTGCCCACTTTGGCGCCACCCGCTATCATGGCGTGACGACCGATGGTTACGAACTGGTGAATGGCTGTGGTGCCTCCAACTATAGCCCATTCGCCGATTGTGACGTGCCCAGCGACTTGGGTCGAGTTGGCGAGGATACAGTGGTCACCGATTTCGCAGTCATGCGCCACGTGAACGTATGCCATCAGCAGGACGTTGCTGCCTATGACAGTCTTCATTTTGTCTGTTGTGCCTCTGCTGATGGTGACATACTCCCGGATGACGGTGTTGTCTCCGATTTCAGCAGTCGTGATTTCTCCGGCGAACTTGAGGTCTTGAGGCTCACCGGAAATAACGGCGCCCGGATGGATCTTGCAGTTCTTGCCGATCCTGGCTCCGTCGCAAATAACCGCATGCGACCCTACCCACGTGCCCTCGCCGATTACAACGTCCGCTTGGACGATGGCGAAAGGCTCAATAACTACACCGGACGCGATTTTCGCGTCCGGATGTATTTGCGCTAACTCACTTATCATGCGTCTTTTCTTACGATTCTGGCTGTCATTTCCGCCTCAGCGGCAAGTTTACCTCCGACATAGGCTTTGCCCACCATCTTGGCGATACCCCTTTTGATAGGGCCCAACAGCTCACATTTCAATACAAGAGTGTCCCCAGGGACAACCATTTTACGGAATTTACACTTCTCGAGCCCCAAGAAATACGTCCAGTAGTTTTCAGGGTCCGGTACTGTGTTCAGAACGAGGATGCCTCCGGTTTGGGCCAAAGCCTCAATCTGCAACACGCCGGGAAATACCGGGTTGTCAGGGAAGTGTCCTTGGAAGAACCATTCATTCATGGTTACGTTCTTGACT
It encodes the following:
- a CDS encoding ABC transporter ATP-binding protein codes for the protein MANDFSIKIRDLGKKFNREWIFRGLNLELHQGQAYAVTGPNGSGKSTLLKIISGIAPPSSGEIEYFGNGKKINASDIYKHIVACTPYLEIIEELTLREFLDFHFQFKKISYNIAIDDLIEIMYLRNSKDKKIMDFSSGMRQRLKLGIAFYSNSEIVLLDEPTMNLDQKAIDWYHEQIKNTSKDKLLLICSNQSDEYRFSNQVIDINQFKKK
- the lpxA gene encoding acyl-ACP--UDP-N-acetylglucosamine O-acyltransferase, with protein sequence MISELAQIHPDAKIASGVVIEPFAIVQADVVIGEGTWVGSHAVICDGARIGKNCKIHPGAVISGEPQDLKFAGEITTAEIGDNTVIREYVTISRGTTDKMKTVIGSNVLLMAYVHVAHDCEIGDHCILANSTQVAGHVTIGEWAIVGGTTAIHQFVTIGRHAMIAGGAKVGKDIPPYILTSRTPCGFSSVNIIGLRRRGFSNEQIRAIQDVYKALYAEGKNISQAIEAAQDLADSEFKTEIFDFAKNAPRGVIRPVKEDYT